From Chryseobacterium camelliae:
GGAACGAGTTTTGAAATGGCAGAAACCTCTATTCCGCAGCTGAAAACGGAAGAAAGCGGCCCTCTGCTGATTACCCATTGGGGTCTTTCCGGCCCTGCTATCCTTAAGATATCAGCCTGGGAAGCAATCAGTCTGGCTAAGATGAAATACCATTTTGAAATTGAAGTCAATTTCATTTCAAAACCGATAGACGAAGCAGAAAAAATGTTCATGGATTTCAAGCAGTCCAATCCTAAAAAGACCATTGGACAGTCAAAAATTTTTGATATCACCAACCGTTTCTGGCAAAGGATTTTAGAAGTTTCAAAAATCGATCTCAATAAACAGGTCGCCCATCTCTCGGGGAAAGAAATGCAGACTGTCATTGAAAACCTGTGTAGGAAAAAGATGAAAGTGACGGGAAAATCAACCTTCAAAGATGAGTTTGTTACCGCCGGAGGCATTGACTTAAAGGAAATTAACTTTAAAACCATGACATCAAAGCTGTTGCCGCAATTTTATATCGCAGGAGAGGTTCTGAATATTGATGCAGTGACCGGAGGCTTTAATTTCCAGGCATGCTGGAGCGAAGCATGGCTGATTGCACAGGATCTTAATCTGAAAAGAGACAAACAGATGATAAACTAATAGATCATAGATTTTTAGATGGAAAGCGAGATTATTTAAAGAAATAATTTGTAGCTGCTTTTGGCGTTTAAACTGATCTTAGCCTGATCTATAATTATTGAGTATTTTTCTGCCGGTTGCATAAAAAGGAAGTTATCCTGTTGGTATAGAAACTTATGGCGATGCATTCCTGTGAAATATACTGTTCAGAGCTTTGCGGGTTTTGCCATCCCTTCTCCAAAAGAATTTCATCTGTAGTTGCCATTTTTTATTATATTTAGTTCATATTTTTGCTTACATTTCTGTATGTAAAACAGCTTTAAGACTGCTGTAAAGAATGTTATCTGTAAGACCATGCATACCGTTAGAAAAAATATTTCGGATGTCCTTAAAATCCTTTTGATCCTGGGATTCGGATATTTCTTTTGGCTGATGCTGCAAATTACCCTGGAATATGTTCCGCTGAGAACCGACGTCAGTTTCCTGATGATCAAACAGACGGAAGTGTGGCACCGGCCAGAGTACCTGTGCTTTTTCTATACCCATGTTTATACCAGCATTTTTGTTTTGTTGTCCGGATTTTTAAGTATTATCAGAAGAGATTTCGGGATCAAAAACTTCCATAGGAATGCAGGAAAGGCTTATATTTTCCTGATCCTGCTGCTTGCCGCTCCGTCAGGAATCTATATGGGCATTTTTGCCAATGGAGGGGTTTTTTCGAAAATTGCATTCGTTATGTTGGGTTGTCTGTGGTGGTTTTCCACGTTTAGAGCTTACCGTTTTGCTACACAGAGAAAATTCAGGGAACATAAACAATGGATGTGGCGCAGCTTTGCCTTGACATTATCTGCCGTTACCCTGAGAATGTGGAAGGTAATTATCGTATATTTATGTCACCCAAATCCCATGGACGTTTACCAGATCATCGCATGGCTCGGCTGGGTACCCAATATCTTATTAATTGAATATTTAATCGCAAAAAAACAGATATGAAAAATTTAAAACCAACATTCCTTGCTTTTCTTGCCGTAATGGCTACAGGATGTAAAAAAGAGTCTGAAGGTACCAGTAAACAAAAAGACAGCCTGTCTGCGGCAAAATCTCCTGAAGTTGAGGAGATACATAAAGAATACTACGGCATTTACAGTGGAAACTTTATCGGAAAAGAGAAGATGCTGGATGAAACCGACGGTACGGAATATGAAGGCGAAGTATACAAAAGGATTTCTTTAAAAATCAACCGCATTACCAAAGACAGCGTATACGGACAGAGTATTGTAGACGGCAATCAGCGCCCGTTCAGAGGGGTTTTTAACAGCAGTTCCGAATCATTTATCCTAGATGAACCGGGGAATGATAAAACGGACGGGCGGTTTGAAGTTAAACTTAGTAAAGACAGCCTGAACGGAAAGTGGGATGCCTTTAATAGCAAAGCGGTAAAATCTCCTGTAAAAACGGTAAAGCTTGCGAAAAAAGAATTTGTCTACAACCCGAACTTTATGCTGGATAAGGATTCTGAGCTTATTGACTGGAACAACCCGAAGGAATTTGTTGAAAAATACACGAATGAATCTACCGGTAAAACAGAGAGCTATACCACCCAGAAAAACAGGATTGCCTCTGATGCAGTCTTTACTTTGAACGGCTCCAAACAGAAACTAACTGAAAATGAGCTTAAAAACCTCCGTAAACTGGACCTTGAAATCATCAAAAATTCTATTTTCGCACGGCATGGATACGCTTTTAAGAAACCTACCTTCAGGAACTTCTTTGAGCAGACGCAATGGTACATACCGGTATCAGACAACGTAGACAATGACCTTTCTCCAATGGAAAAAGAAAATGTAGTGCTCCTGAACCGCTTCATTAAGTATGCTGAAGACAAATACGGAACGTTCGGAAGATAGCGGTGCCTAGCTTTTCAGTTTGGCAACCCCATACAGGATCATGCATCCGGCTGCATAGCAGACGATATCAATCCAGGAAAAGGAATTTCCTATAATGATATACATGATACTGCCACGCTCAAAACCCATCCTTTCTGCAATATTGAAGTATTGGGCTGTTTCAATCATGCATGAAAATAAAAAAATGCCCAGGATCAGCCTGACTTCATCCATACAGATGAAACTACGAACGAATGCATACAGCAATATGACAACCAGCACATCTCCCAGGTAGGCCCTGACAAAGAAAATATCTTTTAATATGGTTGCAATAAACACCTCAACCAGAAAGAGAAGGATGGCGGCTATACCATAGCGGTAATTGAACTGTATAGACATACAAAACTACAGAACTGATTATCCTCCAATCATTTTCTTGATTGAATTCAGCTTCATCAAGGCTTCAATCGGAGTTA
This genomic window contains:
- a CDS encoding NAD(P)/FAD-dependent oxidoreductase; translated protein: MKKIIIIGGGAAGFFCAANLDENQYHITILEQNSDVLQKVKVSGGGRCNVTHACFDPRELVQFYPRGNKELLSVFTKFQPGDTMDWFERRNVPLKIEQDNRVFPESNSSQSIINAMTQEIQQKNIEVKTKCSVKEIEKLDAAYLIKTSLGDFIADIVIYTTGSSPKSLKIIENLGHKIIDLVPSLFTFNIKDDLLKDLAGTSFEMAETSIPQLKTEESGPLLITHWGLSGPAILKISAWEAISLAKMKYHFEIEVNFISKPIDEAEKMFMDFKQSNPKKTIGQSKIFDITNRFWQRILEVSKIDLNKQVAHLSGKEMQTVIENLCRKKMKVTGKSTFKDEFVTAGGIDLKEINFKTMTSKLLPQFYIAGEVLNIDAVTGGFNFQACWSEAWLIAQDLNLKRDKQMIN
- a CDS encoding DUF2306 domain-containing protein, producing the protein MHTVRKNISDVLKILLILGFGYFFWLMLQITLEYVPLRTDVSFLMIKQTEVWHRPEYLCFFYTHVYTSIFVLLSGFLSIIRRDFGIKNFHRNAGKAYIFLILLLAAPSGIYMGIFANGGVFSKIAFVMLGCLWWFSTFRAYRFATQRKFREHKQWMWRSFALTLSAVTLRMWKVIIVYLCHPNPMDVYQIIAWLGWVPNILLIEYLIAKKQI
- a CDS encoding YARHG domain-containing protein, yielding MKNLKPTFLAFLAVMATGCKKESEGTSKQKDSLSAAKSPEVEEIHKEYYGIYSGNFIGKEKMLDETDGTEYEGEVYKRISLKINRITKDSVYGQSIVDGNQRPFRGVFNSSSESFILDEPGNDKTDGRFEVKLSKDSLNGKWDAFNSKAVKSPVKTVKLAKKEFVYNPNFMLDKDSELIDWNNPKEFVEKYTNESTGKTESYTTQKNRIASDAVFTLNGSKQKLTENELKNLRKLDLEIIKNSIFARHGYAFKKPTFRNFFEQTQWYIPVSDNVDNDLSPMEKENVVLLNRFIKYAEDKYGTFGR
- a CDS encoding ribosomal maturation YjgA family protein; translation: MSIQFNYRYGIAAILLFLVEVFIATILKDIFFVRAYLGDVLVVILLYAFVRSFICMDEVRLILGIFLFSCMIETAQYFNIAERMGFERGSIMYIIIGNSFSWIDIVCYAAGCMILYGVAKLKS